A single window of Leptospiraceae bacterium DNA harbors:
- a CDS encoding transcriptional repressor encodes MNKKQTADRSNHNPEIAREMEIFNEFLKKKDLKVTSQRMLVAETIFSIHQHFTADSLLELLRDHRDEISKATIYRILSIMVEAKLLAEHDFGKDFKYYEHIIGHEHHDHIICTDCGRIVEFVVPEIEEMQQRVAQENGFSIHGHRLNIYGNCQKKPNCEFWTKKS; translated from the coding sequence ATGAACAAAAAACAAACAGCAGATCGATCCAACCATAATCCAGAAATCGCAAGAGAAATGGAAATTTTCAACGAATTCTTGAAGAAGAAAGATTTGAAAGTCACCTCTCAAAGAATGTTAGTTGCAGAAACTATCTTCTCGATTCACCAGCACTTTACAGCAGATAGCCTCTTAGAGTTACTTCGAGATCATCGGGATGAAATCTCAAAGGCAACCATCTATAGAATCTTAAGCATAATGGTTGAAGCAAAACTTCTAGCAGAGCATGACTTCGGAAAAGATTTTAAATACTACGAGCATATCATTGGTCACGAACACCATGACCATATCATCTGCACTGACTGCGGTAGAATTGTAGAATTCGTAGTTCCCGAAATTGAAGAAATGCAACAACGCGTTGCACAAGAAAACGGTTTCTCGATACACGGACACCGTTTAAATATCTATGGCAATTGTCAGAAAAAACCGAATTGCGAATTTTGGACTAAAAAATCTTAA
- a CDS encoding M23 family metallopeptidase, whose product MSVKIYFLEFYLNLNKTKKPSIETKNFPVLLLLFSLSACLFSQSVFAEKRAAKLVEYERKKGSVASLSPSPAPKPSKPEAPQITNIERIYEGKDYVVKIRARKFKQGELMYVRLLPNSPAVTLAQLQKYNLIWMKKKVEMFVLNGEYMGFIPIHPELEPGTYDLEIRTEEHTDTYKVCPVQIEESKFKETNVTETLKLPKRFAPKKASSGSIKFILECEKLKRAAYQSDTQPLFTQNFHLPSKIKKITSNFYARRNYFTKKGKPHGGIDIRGASGDPIHAIQDGKVVISRPMYFEGIFTVIDHGSRIFSLYMHQSETLVHEGENVKRGQLIGKIGSTGMSTGPHLHLGLKVDNILVNPMSVIHLKIF is encoded by the coding sequence TTGTCAGTAAAAATTTATTTTTTGGAATTTTACTTGAATTTAAACAAAACCAAAAAGCCCTCAATAGAAACTAAAAATTTCCCAGTTCTTCTTTTGCTCTTCTCTTTATCTGCCTGCTTATTCTCTCAATCCGTATTCGCTGAAAAAAGAGCCGCAAAGCTTGTAGAGTATGAGCGAAAAAAAGGCTCGGTCGCAAGCTTATCTCCATCACCCGCACCTAAACCATCTAAACCAGAAGCCCCACAAATTACGAATATAGAGCGCATTTATGAAGGCAAAGACTATGTAGTCAAAATTCGAGCCAGAAAATTTAAACAGGGTGAATTGATGTATGTGCGTTTACTCCCGAATAGCCCCGCCGTAACTCTCGCGCAACTACAAAAATACAATCTTATTTGGATGAAAAAGAAAGTAGAGATGTTCGTCTTGAATGGTGAATATATGGGGTTTATTCCGATTCACCCCGAACTAGAGCCTGGAACTTATGATCTAGAAATTAGAACAGAAGAGCATACTGATACGTATAAAGTATGTCCTGTTCAAATTGAAGAAAGCAAGTTCAAAGAGACTAACGTTACCGAAACTCTGAAATTACCAAAACGATTTGCTCCCAAGAAAGCGTCTAGTGGTTCAATTAAATTTATTTTAGAGTGTGAGAAATTAAAACGGGCAGCCTATCAATCAGATACACAACCACTCTTCACGCAAAACTTTCATTTGCCGTCAAAGATTAAAAAGATCACTAGTAATTTTTATGCGCGAAGAAATTATTTTACCAAGAAAGGAAAGCCACACGGAGGAATTGATATAAGAGGAGCTTCCGGTGATCCTATTCACGCAATCCAGGATGGAAAGGTCGTGATTTCTCGTCCAATGTATTTTGAGGGGATATTCACTGTTATAGACCACGGCTCAAGGATTTTCTCTCTCTACATGCATCAATCAGAAACTCTTGTGCATGAAGGAGAGAACGTTAAGCGAGGTCAACTCATCGGCAAGATTGGATCTACCGGTATGTCAACAGGTCCTCACTTACATTTGGGTCTCAAGGTGGATAACATCCTAGTAAACCCAATGTCAGTGATTCATCTTAAGATTTTTTAG
- the folP gene encoding dihydropteroate synthase, giving the protein MILFGILNVTADSFSDGGEFLDPTKANEKGMELIANGAHIIDISAQSSNINANQIEPELEWARIENLIQRFHAAGYKISVDTYKPYVIRKSIEANVSYINNINSFRDKESLSILADHKDSLPDLVLMYSHNNGDMAEAKSDLTPNTIMDSIYRFFDQKISDLQRLGVSETKFIFDPGMGLFLGADPLLSIEVLKNISEFKKRFGRVMVSVSRKSFIGNLLGGIPPKDRGAGTLTVELYLYQQNIEMIRTHDVKQLSQAMRLMEALE; this is encoded by the coding sequence ATGATACTATTCGGAATTTTAAATGTGACTGCTGATTCTTTTTCAGATGGAGGTGAATTTTTAGATCCGACAAAAGCAAATGAGAAAGGAATGGAACTCATTGCCAATGGTGCTCATATAATCGATATAAGCGCACAATCCTCTAATATAAATGCAAATCAAATTGAACCGGAGCTAGAGTGGGCAAGGATAGAAAATCTAATCCAACGCTTTCATGCAGCTGGATATAAAATTTCAGTCGATACTTACAAGCCTTATGTTATTCGTAAATCAATAGAGGCAAATGTAAGTTATATCAATAATATAAATTCCTTTCGAGACAAAGAATCTCTCTCCATTCTTGCAGACCACAAAGATTCCTTGCCTGACTTAGTCTTAATGTATTCTCATAATAACGGTGATATGGCTGAGGCTAAGTCTGATTTAACGCCAAATACAATCATGGATTCCATTTACCGCTTCTTCGATCAAAAAATCAGCGACTTACAAAGATTAGGCGTTTCAGAGACGAAGTTCATCTTCGATCCCGGTATGGGATTATTCCTAGGAGCTGACCCACTCCTTAGTATAGAAGTTCTAAAAAACATTTCTGAGTTCAAAAAAAGATTTGGCAGAGTCATGGTCTCCGTGTCCCGCAAATCGTTCATCGGAAATCTACTCGGAGGAATTCCCCCTAAAGACCGCGGCGCAGGTACTCTCACCGTTGAACTATATCTATACCAGCAGAATATTGAAATGATCCGCACGCATGATGTAAAACAACTCAGTCAAGCAATGCGGTTGATGGAAGCTTTGGAGTAA
- a CDS encoding sigma 54-interacting transcriptional regulator, whose protein sequence is MNSTLDPDQVLEMILDHSLKFSNVESGSLMLVNSRESVLDIVTYRGHNPEIKKEIRLKIGQGITGIVASSGRGMIVNDVSKDPNYISIKKEIQSELAVPLIVEDMVIGVVSLDSNKINAFTEEHLKIVGILANQAALIFKNLQTFRRLEQKNKIQQVLIEISKIVTSSLDLDEIFQSIMVTIERSLKLEKGSLVLYDDPSETLRLVAAVGLSADEIDKGIYQLGEGVIGKVYETGEPVLIRSVANDPLFLNRVGYLNHFKNDPNNVSLLSAPVKREQAVIGVLSVFLVHQKNMDTQTYLDFLQVVASIISQAVKIHHLVDDVKKEISRENVLLKRELKEKYKFGSIIGRSKNMEKLFEKIQLVSDSRASVLITGESGTGKEMIASAIHYNSNRSEKPFIKINCAAIPENLLESELFGHTKGSFTGAVADKKGKFEIADGGTIFLDEIGEMDLNLQSKLLRVLQEKEIEAVGSLKVKKVDIRILAATNANLEALIAEKKFRSDLYYRLNVVNIHTPALRERTDDIPLLTIHFIEKYSKENNKNIKGFTREVQKLLALYPWPGNVRELENIIERAVVMTQNTMLDENDFAEITEKLASMNLPISKVSEDTTTELSAGLYSMPNLDAIDGRALEVVVGEVEARLIQYALKKFRYTKTRVAKFLGINRNTLDKRIKELKIEY, encoded by the coding sequence ATGAATTCAACTCTAGACCCAGATCAGGTTCTAGAAATGATTTTAGATCATTCGCTCAAATTTTCCAATGTTGAGTCAGGCTCTTTGATGCTTGTAAACAGTCGTGAATCTGTTTTGGACATTGTCACCTATCGCGGTCACAATCCAGAGATCAAAAAAGAAATTCGTCTTAAAATCGGTCAGGGGATAACAGGCATCGTAGCCTCATCTGGTCGCGGGATGATTGTAAATGATGTAAGCAAAGATCCCAATTATATCTCGATTAAAAAAGAAATCCAATCTGAGCTAGCCGTTCCCTTGATTGTAGAAGATATGGTCATCGGAGTAGTGTCGTTAGACTCGAACAAGATCAATGCATTTACAGAAGAGCATTTAAAAATCGTAGGAATTCTTGCGAACCAAGCCGCGTTGATTTTTAAAAACCTACAAACATTCAGAAGACTCGAACAAAAAAATAAAATCCAACAAGTATTAATTGAAATTTCTAAAATTGTAACTTCCAGTCTTGACTTAGACGAAATCTTTCAATCCATCATGGTGACGATTGAGCGATCTTTGAAATTAGAAAAAGGAAGTCTTGTTTTATATGATGATCCTAGTGAGACATTACGACTAGTTGCCGCTGTTGGTCTTTCTGCTGATGAGATTGACAAAGGAATATACCAATTAGGCGAAGGTGTGATTGGAAAGGTATATGAAACCGGTGAGCCAGTGTTAATTCGTTCTGTGGCTAATGATCCTTTGTTCCTCAATCGAGTTGGTTACTTAAATCATTTTAAGAATGATCCAAACAATGTTAGCCTATTATCCGCTCCTGTTAAGAGAGAGCAAGCTGTCATCGGTGTATTGAGTGTGTTTCTAGTTCATCAGAAAAATATGGATACGCAAACTTATTTAGATTTCTTGCAAGTAGTTGCCTCTATCATTTCGCAGGCAGTGAAGATTCATCACTTAGTAGATGATGTCAAAAAAGAAATTTCAAGAGAAAATGTTTTACTAAAAAGAGAACTCAAAGAAAAGTATAAATTTGGCTCTATCATCGGTCGCTCTAAGAACATGGAAAAGCTATTCGAAAAGATACAGCTTGTTTCTGATTCTCGTGCATCAGTTTTAATTACTGGAGAATCAGGCACCGGCAAAGAGATGATAGCCTCTGCGATTCACTACAATAGCAATCGTTCTGAAAAACCATTTATCAAAATCAACTGTGCGGCTATTCCTGAGAATCTCCTCGAAAGCGAACTCTTCGGTCATACAAAAGGTTCTTTTACAGGAGCGGTTGCAGATAAAAAAGGAAAGTTTGAAATTGCCGACGGAGGAACTATTTTCTTAGACGAGATTGGAGAAATGGATCTCAATCTTCAATCTAAGCTTTTGCGAGTGTTACAAGAAAAGGAAATCGAAGCTGTTGGTTCCCTTAAAGTTAAGAAAGTAGACATTCGAATTTTGGCAGCAACGAATGCGAACTTAGAAGCTCTGATTGCTGAAAAGAAATTTCGCTCTGATCTTTACTACCGTCTGAATGTGGTTAATATCCATACTCCTGCGCTGAGAGAGAGAACAGATGACATTCCCCTTCTAACAATTCATTTTATCGAAAAGTATTCCAAAGAAAACAACAAGAACATCAAAGGCTTTACACGTGAAGTTCAGAAGCTACTCGCTCTTTACCCCTGGCCTGGAAATGTGCGCGAGCTAGAAAATATCATTGAAAGAGCAGTTGTAATGACTCAAAACACAATGCTCGACGAAAATGATTTTGCTGAGATTACAGAAAAACTTGCCTCTATGAATTTACCAATCAGCAAAGTGTCCGAAGATACGACAACTGAGTTGAGTGCAGGTCTATACAGTATGCCAAATCTAGATGCGATAGACGGTAGGGCTCTCGAAGTAGTTGTTGGAGAAGTAGAAGCAAGGCTCATCCAATACGCTCTTAAAAAATTCCGTTACACAAAAACACGTGTTGCAAAGTTTCTCGGCATTAACCGCAACACTCTAGACAAACGAATCAAAGAGTTAAAGATAGAGTATTAG
- a CDS encoding YgiT-type zinc finger protein, whose protein sequence is MKDRKWSDCPSCGAKGSMTLKKGMKEIYQVKNYGTITVSNLSGYECAKCKERIFLIKSSNKINSAIVDLKAKKDSDKIVASQLVPVEEFMKKFGKTRQRIHQMMEEGKIQYAYVGNLRFPLRSELKRG, encoded by the coding sequence ATGAAGGATAGAAAATGGAGTGATTGCCCTTCCTGCGGAGCCAAAGGAAGTATGACTTTGAAAAAAGGAATGAAAGAAATATATCAAGTCAAGAATTATGGAACTATAACAGTTTCTAATCTTTCCGGATATGAATGTGCCAAATGCAAAGAAAGAATTTTTCTAATAAAGTCTTCCAATAAAATTAATTCTGCGATAGTAGATTTGAAAGCAAAAAAAGATTCAGATAAAATTGTAGCTTCCCAACTAGTTCCCGTAGAAGAATTCATGAAAAAATTCGGAAAGACAAGACAACGAATTCACCAAATGATGGAGGAGGGAAAAATTCAATATGCCTATGTGGGTAATTTAAGGTTTCCGCTAAGGTCGGAGTTGAAGAGGGGTTGA
- a CDS encoding type II toxin-antitoxin system MqsR family toxin: MEKRTPHYKLGKVKSLIQSNQFIITGTARKTAAYDFAFSEEQIVEAVLSLEMNSFYKSMTSHDDHSLWQDVYKSKLENNIRAYIKLQIISETIVVVSFKEE, from the coding sequence ATGGAGAAAAGAACGCCGCATTATAAATTAGGTAAAGTGAAATCATTAATCCAATCTAATCAGTTCATAATTACTGGAACTGCTAGAAAAACGGCTGCATATGATTTTGCATTTAGCGAAGAGCAAATAGTTGAAGCAGTTCTTTCTTTAGAGATGAATAGTTTTTATAAATCTATGACTTCTCACGATGACCATTCTCTTTGGCAAGATGTTTATAAAAGTAAATTGGAAAATAATATCCGAGCATATATCAAATTGCAAATAATTTCGGAGACAATAGTAGTAGTTTCTTTTAAGGAGGAATAA
- a CDS encoding fibronectin type III domain-containing protein yields MDYYLKSFLQGLYTKIGICVGLIIICLSQSISGEEKKEFSYYIEWKNIAGAKGYLIQVKDKATGTEKEEKLDQSNIELKIVAGKYEYRIASINKFGKPSVWTNWEEFYVEKDKPKPKDSKQAEVKPVEDNQTKPVEIKKWKWFIPGLTQFQTGGRISGSLWILWFTALAAYGNSERMAGNQVASNRMNDPMFLSTLALGTPVSVDLYLREKRNEAKAEYEKHQSNQKAAGVVAILSYALQVWHARRVSQSSNVSFELNSRPQGVTELKSIQADNPFLSFEFAISMRY; encoded by the coding sequence ATGGACTATTATTTAAAATCTTTTTTGCAAGGGCTGTATACGAAGATTGGCATCTGTGTAGGGCTAATCATAATTTGCCTGAGTCAGTCGATTTCGGGAGAAGAGAAGAAAGAATTCTCTTACTACATAGAATGGAAAAATATTGCGGGAGCAAAGGGATATTTGATTCAAGTAAAAGACAAGGCAACAGGAACTGAAAAAGAAGAAAAGCTAGACCAGAGCAATATTGAGCTTAAAATCGTAGCAGGTAAGTATGAATATAGAATCGCGTCGATCAATAAATTTGGAAAGCCTTCTGTGTGGACAAATTGGGAAGAGTTCTATGTAGAAAAAGACAAACCTAAACCAAAAGACTCAAAGCAGGCAGAAGTAAAACCTGTAGAGGATAACCAGACAAAGCCGGTAGAAATAAAAAAATGGAAATGGTTTATTCCCGGTCTTACTCAATTTCAAACCGGAGGACGAATTTCTGGTAGCCTGTGGATTCTTTGGTTTACCGCTCTTGCCGCTTATGGAAATAGCGAACGAATGGCAGGCAACCAAGTAGCATCGAACAGAATGAATGATCCAATGTTTCTTTCTACACTCGCTCTAGGAACTCCTGTGAGTGTAGATTTATATCTCAGAGAAAAGCGAAACGAAGCCAAAGCAGAATACGAAAAACACCAATCAAACCAAAAGGCGGCAGGCGTAGTGGCTATTCTGAGCTATGCACTCCAAGTCTGGCACGCAAGAAGAGTTTCTCAAAGCTCAAATGTTTCCTTTGAATTAAATTCCCGTCCCCAGGGAGTAACAGAGTTAAAGTCAATCCAAGCGGATAATCCATTTTTATCCTTTGAATTTGCAATTTCTATGAGGTATTGA
- a CDS encoding DUF1554 domain-containing protein → MSFIKITNYPSRKSFSLKLSLLILSLFLSCSQKFPDGKIFDLVMLLKLLPKTPVATSNTPQTTTPTTTPTTTPTTTPTTTPTTPTVNTNKYIFLTATHTGNFGGITGADTYCQSQKTASFASLAGDATEYKAFIVAGTTRQACSTANCAGGIAENIDWVLKPNTDYYRLDGTTDTKVFTTNSSGIVNFGGGSSLLVAIDSSGSTNWWTGLANDWTFYSACTGNNWSFATGLASKGVGASVTNTSIDTGSLSTCSLNFKLLCVRQ, encoded by the coding sequence ATGAGTTTTATAAAGATTACAAATTATCCCTCTCGCAAATCTTTTAGTCTTAAACTAAGTCTACTCATTCTTAGCCTCTTCTTGTCTTGCTCTCAGAAATTTCCAGATGGAAAAATATTTGATCTAGTGATGCTCTTAAAGCTTTTACCTAAGACTCCAGTGGCTACTTCGAATACTCCTCAAACGACTACTCCAACTACCACACCGACCACTACGCCTACAACAACTCCGACGACTACACCTACTACTCCCACTGTGAATACAAATAAATATATCTTTTTAACAGCGACTCACACCGGAAACTTTGGAGGAATCACAGGAGCGGATACGTATTGTCAGTCGCAAAAAACAGCGAGCTTTGCAAGTCTTGCAGGTGATGCTACCGAGTATAAAGCTTTTATTGTAGCAGGAACTACAAGACAAGCTTGCTCCACTGCCAATTGTGCTGGCGGTATTGCGGAAAACATTGATTGGGTGCTCAAACCAAATACAGACTACTATCGGTTAGATGGAACGACAGACACAAAAGTATTTACGACTAACTCTTCTGGCATTGTGAATTTTGGTGGGGGATCATCTTTATTAGTCGCTATTGATTCAAGTGGGTCTACAAATTGGTGGACTGGACTTGCAAATGATTGGACGTTCTATTCCGCTTGCACAGGGAATAATTGGTCTTTTGCGACAGGCTTGGCGAGTAAAGGCGTTGGGGCAAGTGTAACAAATACCTCAATTGATACAGGCTCTTTGTCAACTTGCAGTCTTAACTTTAAACTTCTTTGTGTTCGACAGTAA
- a CDS encoding LruC domain-containing protein: protein MTVSDVTGSPVDFIFDTTKTLTLDIVAYDLAEHPATGALIQIGDANDPENFTTYFQAVTDPNGNVKGSFTINSTTSQVLLVVNYNGVEHRALVDVKAVFGIRRSFYMVGVSQHVQIQDTDKDGVADADDAYPDDPTRSAKIKYPNVGYYTVSYEDLYPAQGDADFNDYSVRVRYEEDLNARGEVVRVRGYYQHVAKGAGYNHILRLNLPKVANASYSLKRLTAADVVEYQTNATVAQFSGIEIFPASNTTISLSNTAKGQAFQLGKKAEVEVILSSPLSKTVLGPIPYDLYIYVLNTQKEIHFAGKYDKADGTDLYLDAKGFPWAVMIPGNWKWPYERTDVRKSYSKFQNWYESKGTADLDWYNFPNLNEVFPSN, encoded by the coding sequence ATGACAGTATCCGATGTAACTGGCTCGCCGGTGGATTTTATTTTTGACACTACGAAGACATTGACCTTAGATATCGTTGCCTATGATTTGGCTGAGCATCCAGCGACTGGAGCACTCATACAAATTGGAGATGCAAATGATCCTGAAAATTTCACGACATACTTTCAAGCTGTTACAGATCCAAATGGAAATGTAAAAGGTAGCTTCACTATCAATTCTACTACCAGCCAAGTATTGTTAGTCGTAAATTACAATGGAGTTGAGCACAGGGCTTTAGTTGATGTCAAAGCAGTATTTGGAATTCGAAGAAGTTTTTATATGGTTGGAGTGTCACAACATGTTCAGATTCAAGATACCGACAAAGACGGAGTAGCCGATGCCGACGATGCCTATCCCGATGACCCAACAAGATCAGCAAAAATAAAATATCCGAATGTCGGCTACTACACAGTATCCTACGAAGACCTCTATCCTGCACAGGGCGATGCTGATTTTAATGACTATAGTGTTCGAGTTCGTTATGAAGAAGACTTAAATGCGCGGGGCGAAGTAGTTCGAGTTCGCGGGTATTACCAACACGTTGCAAAGGGTGCCGGTTACAATCATATACTACGATTGAATCTTCCTAAAGTGGCTAATGCTAGTTACTCTCTAAAAAGACTTACTGCCGCAGACGTTGTAGAATATCAAACTAACGCAACAGTAGCTCAGTTCTCTGGAATCGAAATTTTTCCTGCGAGCAATACAACGATTAGCCTTTCAAACACAGCCAAAGGACAAGCATTTCAACTTGGAAAAAAAGCAGAGGTCGAAGTGATTCTTTCTTCTCCTCTTTCAAAGACTGTTCTTGGTCCGATACCATATGATTTATATATCTATGTTTTAAATACGCAAAAAGAAATTCACTTTGCCGGCAAATACGACAAAGCTGATGGAACAGATCTATACCTAGACGCGAAAGGATTTCCCTGGGCAGTTATGATTCCAGGAAATTGGAAATGGCCATACGAGAGAACGGATGTGAGAAAATCCTACTCCAAATTTCAAAACTGGTATGAATCAAAAGGAACTGCGGATTTGGATTGGTATAATTTCCCTAATTTGAATGAAGTGTTTCCTTCGAATTAG